A single genomic interval of Lathyrus oleraceus cultivar Zhongwan6 chromosome 7, CAAS_Psat_ZW6_1.0, whole genome shotgun sequence harbors:
- the LOC127103385 gene encoding auxin-responsive protein SAUR68 — translation MISAKRVIEMAKKWQKLAVRRRKRISYLRNEVDLKSSVVNKGHFVVYSIDRKRFVVPLEYLSTNLFKELFKWSEEMFGLPGNRPIMLPCDSVFLNYAISLVQERIPEDVEKALITFMYACHNKASSNSCHDLRQKSEQIVIYGF, via the coding sequence ATGATAAGTGCAAAAAGGGTAATAGAAATGGCAAAAAAGTGGCAAAAACTGGCGGTTCGAAGACGCAAGAGGATCTCATACCTAAGAAATGAAGTGGATTTGAAATCCTCAGTAGTAAACAAGGGTCACTTTGTTGTTTACAGCATCGATCGTAAGCGATTTGTTGTTCCTCTAGAGTATCTTAGCACGAACCTGTTCAAAGAACTCTTTAAATGGTCCGAAGAAATGTTCGGATTGCCGGGGAATAGACCTATCATGTTGCCGTGTGATAGTGTTTTCTTGAACTATGCAATCTCGTTAGTTCAAGAACGGATTCCTGAAGATGTGGAGAAAGCTTTGATCACTTTCATGTATGCTTGTCACAACAAGGCATCCTCTAATTCCTGTCATGATCTTAGGCAAAAAAGTGAACAAATAGTTATCTATGGCTTTTGA